The following DNA comes from Marinilactibacillus sp. Marseille-P9653.
AGCGGAAGCTGATCTGCGATCAGAAAAGACATTATGATAGTCCCTCTCGCAAGGTGGTCAAGTCTCGAGAGGGAATGAAACAGCGAGATAGTCCCTCTCGTAAGGCGGTCAGGTGACGAGAGGGACTATAATACGCAGATACCAAGCTAGTTTCCAAAATAGGCTGGCTCAAAAAAATTCAAAAAAATAAGGTGCTTCCCGCAAAGGGGAGCACCTTATTAAAATAGTCTAGTAAATTAAGCCCATGTACCTTTACGGAATACTGGAACGCGCGTACCGTCTTCACGGATACCATCAATATCCATTTCATTTGAACCAACCATGAAGTCAACATGGACATCAGAACGGTTCAAACCAGCAGCTTTCAAGTCTTCTTCAGACATTTCAGTTCCGCCTTTAAGATTGAATGCGTAAGCAGAACCCAAAGCGAAGTGATTAGAAGCATTCTCATCAAATAGTGTATTGAAGAATGTCAGACCAGATTGTGAGATAGGAGATTCGTCTGGAACAAGTGCAACTTCACCTAAACGAGCAGATCCTTCATCAGTTTCAACAAGTTGTTGGATCACATCTTCGCCTTTTTCAGCAGTCACTTTAACGACTTTACCATTTTTGAAGTGGAATTCCATTCCTTCGATAATATTTCCTGCATAACTTAACGGTTTAGTGGAAACAACCACACCATCTACACGATTCGCATCAGGGGCAGTGAAGACTTCTTCAGTCGGCATATTTGCCATGAAGCGTTCGCCACGTACGTTAAAGCTTCCAGCGCCTTCCCATAAATGACCATCAGGTAATCCAACCGTTAAGTCAGTTCCAGGGCCTGTGTAGTGTAAAGCAACGAATTGCTCTTTATTTAATTCTTCCGCTTTCGCTTCAAGCGTTTTATCTTTTGTTTCCCAAGTTGCAATTGGATTTTCGTCATATAGGTGAACAGCCTTGAAAATGGCATCCCATAAAGCATCTAATTGATCTTCAGTTGAATTTAAATCAGGGAATACTTTTGCTGCCCATTTTTCACCAGCAGCCGCAGCGACTAACCAGCTGACTTTGTTGGACTGAGTCGCTTTTCTCATTGCAGATAAAGCACGACCAGCAGCCGTTTGATAAGCAGCAATCTTAGAGCTGTCTAGTCCTTGTAAAGAATCTGGATCAGAAGAACGAAGGCTGATGCGACTAGCGCCTTTTTCGATATGATCTAAACTTTCATCAACTTTATATTG
Coding sequences within:
- a CDS encoding aminopeptidase; its protein translation is MTLENFDNLLNKYADLIVTTGVNVQESHTVVLSVDVDQAPLARLVTEAAYQKGAKEVIVKWTDDIVSRSTFEHASQEVLTDIPQYKVDESLDHIEKGASRISLRSSDPDSLQGLDSSKIAAYQTAAGRALSAMRKATQSNKVSWLVAAAAGEKWAAKVFPDLNSTEDQLDALWDAIFKAVHLYDENPIATWETKDKTLEAKAEELNKEQFVALHYTGPGTDLTVGLPDGHLWEGAGSFNVRGERFMANMPTEEVFTAPDANRVDGVVVSTKPLSYAGNIIEGMEFHFKNGKVVKVTAEKGEDVIQQLVETDEGSARLGEVALVPDESPISQSGLTFFNTLFDENASNHFALGSAYAFNLKGGTEMSEEDLKAAGLNRSDVHVDFMVGSNEMDIDGIREDGTRVPVFRKGTWA